The region CGCCCAGTTGGGTTGCTGGATCGACGGTGTTGGAAACAAATCGCACACGGCCCCCCGGCAGTTCTCCGACCCCAACGACCTTGATCTTCGCTGGAAGGCCGGCGGAGAGTTTCGAAAGGTTCTTTGTCGTGATTTGTGCCGACAGTTCCAACTCCCCGCCAGCGATAATTTGGAATAGCGGCTCCGCTCTCGCCGACGCCATGGTTCCCACCACAGCACTTGCCTTGCCGACAAGTCCAGCGACAGGAGCTTGAACCGAAACCGGATCTCCCGATCCCTGCTGAACTTCAGGATTTGCAAGTTGCGCGAGCGCCTGACCGGCATTCACTTTCGCGCCGGCCTCAACGAGAACCTTCGAGATTAGGTAGCCTTCCCGATCCGGCCGCACCAGGACTTCGGCTTTCGGAACGAGCCCGCCGGTGATCTCCTCTGTGTCATCGAAGCAGGTCTTCTTCGCCCTTGTCACGCTGACTGCCGCGCCCTTGGAAACCTTGGTTTCGGGCACGCTGGCGGCAAACACTTGCGACGCCGCACTCAAAAAAAGGCCAGTTGGGACGACCAACGCTGACAATCCAAGCGTTGCGATCCGAGATCGGAGAAACATAGTCATGACGGGAGCTCTCATGCTGTCCTTCAGCCTGCTCATTTCATCCCGGATCCTGCCTTACCCGCATTTCAGACGCCTGCAATATATTATGGGGCCTCGAAGCCGCAGCCAAGCCCCGAACGGTCCTGGCTGCAATGTCCCACCACCCCGGGTTGGCGTTTCCGGTACTCGTGATCTCGCAACTGCGCGGGGAAACGAAGAGCTGCCGCATCATACAGTGTTGGCGGCTGAGGGAGGGACAAAAACCCGTTCTTGGCATTGCGATTCGTCCCGCCATGCCCGGATCTCGTAGGCCGGCATGGGTCTGTTGAAGCCTTTCAGGTTCAGTGCGCCAATAGGCGCGGCGTCGACGCATTGCTCAACCAAGCCAAATGCCCGTTGGCTGATCACGATCTGGCCGGCCTTTGCCTCGTCGCAGAGCCGCGATGCAAGATTGGTAACGCTTCCCACCGCCGCATATTCCAGGCGGCGG is a window of Methylocapsa sp. D3K7 DNA encoding:
- a CDS encoding efflux RND transporter periplasmic adaptor subunit, whose product is MTMFLRSRIATLGLSALVVPTGLFLSAASQVFAASVPETKVSKGAAVSVTRAKKTCFDDTEEITGGLVPKAEVLVRPDREGYLISKVLVEAGAKVNAGQALAQLANPEVQQGSGDPVSVQAPVAGLVGKASAVVGTMASARAEPLFQIIAGGELELSAQITTKNLSKLSAGLPAKIKVVGVGELPGGRVRFVSNTVDPATQLGEVHVSTGHDERLKPGMFARATINLGRRCDRAAIPQSALLYGEDGTVVQVVRDERVESRIVTTGLQSDGKVEILQGIVEGDMVVARAGAFLRDGDRVIPVVVEDADIWK